In one window of Nicotiana tabacum cultivar K326 chromosome 12, ASM71507v2, whole genome shotgun sequence DNA:
- the LOC107765117 gene encoding HMG-Y-related protein A: MATEQQIDNPTPTQLPPSSPSILPSYPDMIMEAIEALNDENGSNKSAIAKQIDASYGTLPPAHGTLLAHHLNKMKQSGQLVMVKNNYMKPDPNAPPRRGRGRPPKPKAPLPEGYVPPPPRPRGRPPKERDPHAPIAVPMKITSPSSGGTGKKRGRPRKFPNDTSSPSPSVAPSPSGTPRGRGRPPKVKTPVAAEVGA; encoded by the exons ATGGCTACTGAGCAACAAATTGATAACCCAACTCCTACTCAGCTTCCGCCTTCATCTCCTTCAATTTTGCCTTCTTACCCCGAT ATGATAATGGAAGCTATAGAAGCTTTGAACGACGAAAATGGTTCGAATAAATCAGCAATTGCAAAGCAAATTGATGCGTCTTATGGTACACTACCACCAGCACATGGTACACTCCTAGCACATCACCTGAACAAAATGAAACAAAGTGGTCAGCTCGTTATGGTCAAGAACAATTACATGAAGCCTGATCCCAACGCGCCGCCACGCCGTGGCCGTGGCCGTCCTCCGAAGCCCAAGGCTCCACTTCCAGAAGGATACGTACCTCCTCCACCTCGACCACGTGGTCGGCCGCCGAAGGAGCGTGACCCGCACGCGCCTATTGCAGTACCCATGAAAATTACTTCTCCTTCTTCTGGTGGCACCGGAAAGAAACGTGGACGGCCACGTAAGTTCCCAAACGACACGAGCTCGCCTTCCCCGTCGGTAGCTCCGTCGCCGAGTGGCACTCCTAGAGGAAGAGGAAGGCCGCCAAAGGTGAAGACTCCGGTGGCTGCAGAAGTAGGGGCTTAA